The DNA sequence TTGCAGGACAGCAAGTTTATCAAAAAGGAATTGAGTTATGTGGCCACAGCTTTACGAATGGTTAGCCCTATTTATTAAATGGTTTCATGTAATAGCCGGGATCGCGTGGATCGGTGCTAGCTTTTACTTTGTATGGTTAGATAACAACCTAAGAACACCACCAGACTGGAAGCTTAAAAAAGGCATTAAAGGTGATTTATGGGCCGTGCATGGCGGAGGATTTTATGAAGTAGCCAAGTATCAGGTAGGCCCAGAGAAAATGCCTAATAAACTGCACTGGTTTAAATGGGAGGCCTACAGCACTTGGATAAGCGGCACCTTATTGCTGTTTTGGATTTACTATCTACGCGCCGACGCCTACTTAATTGACCCGCAAATAATGGCCTTAAGTGCTAGCCAAGCCGTCGCCTTAGGTGTTGGTGGTATTGCTGGTGGTTGGTTACTCTATGAAGGGCTGTTGCGTTCGCCTATTGCTAACAAACCTTTGCTACTGAGCCTAGTGCTCGTGGTATTGGGCGCACTGTTTTGCTATGGCTTTACCCAAGTATTTAGCGGCCGTGGCGCGTTTATTCATATGGGCGCATTAATCGGTACCATTATGGTTGCCAATGTATGGGTTAAGATTATTCCTGGCCAGCGTCAGATGGTGGCGCAGGTAACAGCAGGCGAAGCGGTAGATCCAGCGCCAGGTTTAGAAGCCAAAAAACGTTCGGTGCACAATAACTACCTTACCCTACCGGTGATTTTTTTAATGATCAGTAATCATTACCCAATGATTTATCAGCATCCCCATAGCTGGTTGATTTTGTGTGCAATTATTGGTTTAAGTGCTTGGATCCGCCATTTCTTTAACCTCAAACATCAGGGGATTCACAAACCGAGCATTATCGTTAGTGGCGCCATTGGTTTATTTGTTCTTGCGTTATTTCTAAGCTGGGGTGGCAGCCAAGCCAAGCCCGTGCCGCAGGCCAACGAGTTACTCGGTGACCTAAATGCAACGCAACAGCAAGCAATGGCAATCATCAGTGAGCGTTGCGCCAGTTGCCACAGTCGCACGACCACCGATGATATGTTTACCGCCGCTCAGGGCGGGGTAATGTTAGATACGTGGCAAGATGTAGAGCGTTGGAAAGAACGGATCGTTACCCGCGCCACCGACACCAAAGACATGCCGTTTTTAAACAAAACCAAGATCACCGAGGCCGAACGGCAAACACTTAAGCAAGTGCTGAGCGCGCAATAAGCACGAACACGGGCAGTCTAAAAAGCATCGCATTATTGCGATGCTTTTGGTTTCACTCTATTAACCCACCACCGTCGAGGTAATCGATGGGATAATGCGTGGCTATCCGTCACTGCTTATCCTACTAAAAACCTCATAACACAGTAGCCGTCTATTTTGAGCGCTAGGCTTACTTAGACACTTAACGGAAATGCTATTAGTTAACCAGCTCAACACGATCAACGTCAATCGTGGTAAATCGACCGCTGTCGACTTCACCAATAATCCTTATTTTGTCATTTTGGGTAATGTCCAGTCCGTTAAAGTCTTCATTGTCGATGTCAACTTCAATGTTCCCGGTATCGTCTTTGAATAAGTAATGTTCTGACCCCATGTATTTAACAATATAACCTTCAAGTGTCACTCTGCTGTCATCACTCATCGATTGAACAGACTGAACAGAAGTAATGTTTGATGTTATTTCAGATCCCACAAATCCTGCCAAAGCAGCCGTTGAAATAGTAAGTGTGGAGAGCAAAACTAATAATTTTATTTTCATAGATGTTCCCTTAGGTTTTAAGGTGGCACTGGCTGTGTGGAGAGAATAATACGCGCTGAAACAGGCAAGAACGAACCAGATTCCATTCATTAATCGAATAGATTTAAACCAACCTTTTCTTAATACTTCATCAGTATTGCCTGTGCTCAAAAACATAGCCGTTACTTAAGTCGCAACGATTTGCCTCATTGACCCCGCACCTATCTGAGCCATTGGAGGCATTAGATCTAACCCTTGCATTGGACACAGTACCCAACACCCTGACCTATTCGTTTTATTAATGGTAACTGGTTTCTCCTATTCCAGACAAGCTATTAGTATGAACGGCATGTTCCTACTATTTGAGATTACTTATGCGCACTTCAACCAAATTATTAACAGGTTTACTACCTATCGCCCTTGTTGCTTGTCAATCTGAACCCCAAATCGAGGACACTGCTATTCCCCTTGTTTCAGTCATTTCAGTTCAACAGCAACCTTACTATCTAAACGAACAGTTTATCGGGAAAACCGATGCTATTGCTAAAGTTGACATCATTCCACGGGTTTCTGGCTATCTGAAAAAACGCCACTTTGTGGAAGGTGAAGAAGTAAAAAAGGGCGACTTGCTTTACGAAATAGATGCGACAGCTTTTCAACTTGAAGTGCAACGCCTTGATGCGGCATTAAGCGAGATAACAGCCAATTTTCATATCATCGATAAAAAGCATACTAAAGCAAAATCCCTTGTCGCCAAATCAGCCTTATCTTCACTTGAATTTGAACAATTAGCAGCCGAACGACAGATGGCCCAAGCCCAAATACAGGCGGCTAAAGCGATATTAGAACGCGCTAAACTAGAGCTATCTTATACAAAAGTTTCAGCGCCTTTTGATGGCATTATAGGCGAAAGTAGAGTGAGCACGGGAGCTTTAGTAGGGCCAGATTCTGAGCCCCTAACTCGAATTAATAGCCTTGAATCGGTTTACGTTAATATTCAGTTAGATGAAAAGCGCCACGTAAATAATCTCCAAGAACAGTTGATTCAAGGTAAGCAGGTGGCTAAACCTACCTTCAATTTGCAGCTCGCCAATGGGGCTGATTATGGCCATTCTGGTGAAGCTAACTTCATCGATAACGAAATGGACAGTACTAATGGTGCGATAACCTTTAGAGTTAAATTTCCTAACCCAGAAAATCTACTAGTACCCGGTCAATTTGTTACCGTAACCAGTGTCGATAGCCAACCGTCTTCATCCATCCTCATTCCTCAAATGGCAGTTCAAGAAAACCAACAAGGCCGCTATGTACTGGTAGTCAATGACAAACACCAAGTAAAAGAAAAGTATCTGCGGGTTGGCCAACGAGTTGAGCAACAATGGCTAGTTGAATCGGGCCTACAACTTGGTGAGCAAGTCATCGTCAAAGGCCTGCAATCGGTCAGGCCTGGCAGTATTGTTGAAATAGAAAAACGAGGATAGACCCATGGCCGAATTTTTTATCAAACGCCCTAAATTTGCGATAGTACTGTCTATCGTCATGACAATTGCTGGCCTACTGACCTTGGTCAAAATGCCAGTGTCTCAATTCCCCAACATTGTTCCACCATCCATCGAAGTGTTTGCGGTATACCCAGGCGCTGACCACAATACTATTAGAGATACTGTGGCCACCGTGATTGAACAAGAAATCAATGGTGTTGAAGGGATGATCTATTTGGAGTCAAAGTCCAATAACGATAACTCATACCTGGCTTACGTCACCTTCGAAATAGGCTCAGATCCAGATAAAGCGCAAGTGCTCGTTCAAAACCGGGTCAACAAAGCGATGTCGAAATTACCCGAAGAGGTAAAAAGACAAGGCGTTACCGTAGAGAAAGTCGCTAACTCCATCTTAATGACCGTTAGCCCTTATTCCAAAAACGGTGAGTTCGATAACCTATTCTTATCTAACTACGCCTCGTTGAATATTAAAGATGCCTTATTACGCGTGAAGGGTGTTGGTAAAGTGCAAGTTATCGGCGAGCAAAACTACGCTATGCGCGTTTGGTTAAATCCTGAAAAAATGGCCGCAAGAGGCATTAACGCTTCACAGGTGGCTAGCGCAATTTCAGCGCAAAACACCACGGTCTCAGCGGGTAAAATTGGAGAAAGGCCCAGTGCGGGCAATCAGGTTTTTCAATACACAATACAAACCCAAGGTCGTTTACTCAATGCAGAACAGTTTGAGAAAATTGTACTCGCATCTAACAATGATGGCAGCTTTGTATATTTAAGTGATGTGGCACGCGTTGAACTTGGCGCCGAGCAGTATTCTGCCATCGCCACTTTTGCTGGCAATGAAAGCCCTATTTTAGCTATCTACCAAGCGCCGGGGGCTAATGCCTTACAAGTAGCAGAAGATGTTCGTAATCAAATGCAAAGCCTAAGCGAACGTTTTCCTGATGGGCTCGACTACGAAGTGTCTTTCGACTCAACAACCTTCATCAAAGTATCTATGGATGAAGTATTTGAGACTCTGTACATCGCAGTCGCATTAGTGGTGTTAGTCACGTTCATATTTTTACAAAGCTGGCGTGCAACCATCATTCCGGCCATAGCCATTCCAGTCTCGCTTATCGGCACTTTTGTGGTAATGGCAGCGATGGGGATTGATATCAATACCGTCTCTATGTTTGGCTTAATTTTGGCTATTGGGGTGGTGGTAGATGCCGCTATTGTAGTCATCGAAAACGTAGAGCGTTTAATGGAGGAAGAGCACCTAGAGCCATCAGAAGCCACCTCCAAAGCCATGAAAGAAGTCACCGGTCCTTTAGTTGCCTCAGCGCTGGTGTTGTTGGCAGTATTCGGTCCAGTGTCCATCGCACCAGGTATGGTGGGGCAAATGTATCAGCAATTTGGTGTCACCATCTCAGTGTCTACCATTATTTCGACCATAGTCGCTCTAACACTAACCCCCGCCTTATGTGCGGTGATGTTAAAGCATCAAGAAAAAAAACAAACTGGCTTTTTTGCTGCTTTTAACCGCTCGGTTGATCAAGTCACTCATGGCTATGTTAATTCGGTCAATTTCCTTGGCCGTCGCCTCGCGATGTCAGGCATGCTATTTGCGTTGATTTTGGCAGGTATAGTGATATTGGCTAATAATACTCCGACCGACTTCATCCCGGCTGAAGACCAAGGTTCATTTATGATCGATGTGAACTTATCAGAAGCGTCAGCACTCGATAGAACCGAGTTAATGGTAGACAATCTAGTCACACAGATTTCTGATCTTGACGGTGTCAAACATGTGATTGCGGCAAAAGGCTACTCCTTGCTCAAAGGTGCGTCATCACCAAATTCAGGCATGATGATTGTGGTACTAAACGATTGGAGTGAAAGAAACGAGCCGCAACAAAGTGAATTTGCTTTATTAGCCAAGGCGCAAGCCATCATCGATGCTGATACCGATGTCTCAGGTATGGCCTTTTCGATGCCCGCAATCCCCGGCCTTGGCAATGCAGGAGGTCTGACAATGCAAGTGGAAGATCTTAATGGTCAACCTGTAGAAAAGATGGCACCAGCACTCGATAGCTATTTAGCAGCGCTGAATCAATCCGATACGATAGCAATGGCCTTTTCAACCTATAGCGCCAATGTGCCGCAGCTTTACCTTGATATCGATAGACAAAAAGCCATGGCATTGGGTGTAGATCTAAATGAGGTCAATACGACCTTATCGGCAATGATGGGTAACTTATATGTCAATGATTTCACAAAGTTTGGTAAAAATTATCAAGTGAATTTACTGTCAGAGCAAGAGTTCCGTAATGAAGAAAGCGATCTGAGTCGCCTGTATGTAAAGTCTGAAAGTGGCAGTATGGTTAAGCTGGCCACCTTCGCCAGCTACCAACCACTGGTTGGCTCAGACAACACCGCGCGTTATAACTTGTACAACACAGCGCAAATTCTCGCGATACCCGCTCATGGTTATAGTTCTGGTGACGCCATTACAGAAATGGAGAAGATCGCTGGCGAAATACTGCCTTCAGGCTATGCCTACGAATGGACAGGCATGACTTACCAAGAGCTTGCCGCTGGTGATGCGACTCTGTTTTTATTTGGTTTAGCGCTGCTGTTTACTTACCTCTTTTTGGTTGCCCAATATGAAAGCTGGTTAATTCCTGTCGCTATCATTTTGTGTGTACCCACAGGCTTGATTGGTGCATTTTCTTTAGTTTATGCCAGCGGTGGAACCATTAACCTGTATACCCAAGTTGGCCTAATTTTACTTATAGGTATGGCAAGTCGAAATGCAATTTTAATTGTAGAATTCGCTAAAAGCCTAAGAGAAGAACAGGGTTTATCGATTATTGAGTCTGCCAAAAAAGCCATTGCTCTGCGTATTCGAGCGGTATTGATGACCGCCTTTTCATTTATCTTAGGGGTATTACCGCTGGTGGTAGCCTCTGGCGCCGGCGCAGCCAGTCGCAATGCGCTGGGCTTAACCAGCTTTGGTGGCATGTTAGCAGCAACCCTGATTGGTTGTATATTTGTACCGGTTTTTTATATTGCCTTACAACGTTTACGCGAAATCAGACACGTTAAGAGTGAACCCTTAGCGATGTTAGATAAGGAAATAGACGCTAAAAGCTAAGTAATCACCACAATAAAAAAAGCATCGTATTATGGCGATGCTTTTTTATATCCAAAGAAAACCGTCGTTCATTAAAGCTTATCAGTGACTTGTTTGGCAGCATCAATGAAACATTGCATGGCTGGGTTTATGGTTTTACTGCTCAAATGTATTATTTCGCTAAACCAAAGCTCTGTTCTGGCATCATCAATATTAAACTCTTGCACTTGACCTGATTCGATATAGCGCTGCGCTAGGTAACTAGGCATCATGGACCAGCCCAAACCGGCAGCCACCATCTCAACAATTTCATTGGCATTATTGGCAACCAATACGCGATTGCTGATTTTATGAGTACCTTCTAAACCAGCTTCTAACATAAAGTTATGCAAAATTTGTGGTGTTGCTCTGACGGTTGTGATGTCGAGCGAACGGTTCATTATCTTTATCTTTGCCGAGATGATATTAATCAGTTCGAAGGCAAAACTGCGGCTCAAAGTAAAGTCGGCTGAAGTATTCATGCTAGTTGCGACCATGCCGACATCTGCCACCCCTGAACGCAACCAAGAGCGTATTTGCATAACATCGCCATTAAGCACTTTTAGATTAATACTAGGAAACCGCTCAAGCACTGCCTGATAGCAGGCGACTACTTCGGGGCAGCGTAAAGTGTCATCTATGGCCACTGTAAAGTGGCTAGGGTGCTCGGCTAAAACGCTATCTGCTTTATTCTGAAACTGCCCTGCCTCAACGAGCACCGGCTTGGCAAAGTCATACATATCTTTACCGCGACCAGTGAGAATAATACTGCGTTTACTGCGCTCAAATAGTTGAAAACCCAAATCAATCTCTAGATTCGCCACTAACTCACTAATCGTAGAAGAATGTTTGCCAATATTGATGGCTGCACCACGAAAACTCCCCTGTTCGACCGTCTCAACAAAAGCGCTTAACTGGTCTAGTGTAAAAGCCATGGTTACCTCTGATTGATGCTATTTGCTGTTAAATTTGAAACTTAGCGTCACTATAAAGGGGAAACCCCTCTCTCAGCAATTATTGTTTATGCCATATCCCCATTAATATTACCAGCGTCAACCAGCAAGCAGTAATCACAAACTCAGCCTGGTCATCTTAAATTACCAATATCGAGGTTATTATGAAAAAAACAATATTAGCACTAGCGGCATCGGCATTGATGTCTGGCGCAGTATCCAGTGTGGCGAATGCTTG is a window from the Agarivorans sp. TSD2052 genome containing:
- a CDS encoding efflux RND transporter permease subunit — translated: MAEFFIKRPKFAIVLSIVMTIAGLLTLVKMPVSQFPNIVPPSIEVFAVYPGADHNTIRDTVATVIEQEINGVEGMIYLESKSNNDNSYLAYVTFEIGSDPDKAQVLVQNRVNKAMSKLPEEVKRQGVTVEKVANSILMTVSPYSKNGEFDNLFLSNYASLNIKDALLRVKGVGKVQVIGEQNYAMRVWLNPEKMAARGINASQVASAISAQNTTVSAGKIGERPSAGNQVFQYTIQTQGRLLNAEQFEKIVLASNNDGSFVYLSDVARVELGAEQYSAIATFAGNESPILAIYQAPGANALQVAEDVRNQMQSLSERFPDGLDYEVSFDSTTFIKVSMDEVFETLYIAVALVVLVTFIFLQSWRATIIPAIAIPVSLIGTFVVMAAMGIDINTVSMFGLILAIGVVVDAAIVVIENVERLMEEEHLEPSEATSKAMKEVTGPLVASALVLLAVFGPVSIAPGMVGQMYQQFGVTISVSTIISTIVALTLTPALCAVMLKHQEKKQTGFFAAFNRSVDQVTHGYVNSVNFLGRRLAMSGMLFALILAGIVILANNTPTDFIPAEDQGSFMIDVNLSEASALDRTELMVDNLVTQISDLDGVKHVIAAKGYSLLKGASSPNSGMMIVVLNDWSERNEPQQSEFALLAKAQAIIDADTDVSGMAFSMPAIPGLGNAGGLTMQVEDLNGQPVEKMAPALDSYLAALNQSDTIAMAFSTYSANVPQLYLDIDRQKAMALGVDLNEVNTTLSAMMGNLYVNDFTKFGKNYQVNLLSEQEFRNEESDLSRLYVKSESGSMVKLATFASYQPLVGSDNTARYNLYNTAQILAIPAHGYSSGDAITEMEKIAGEILPSGYAYEWTGMTYQELAAGDATLFLFGLALLFTYLFLVAQYESWLIPVAIILCVPTGLIGAFSLVYASGGTINLYTQVGLILLIGMASRNAILIVEFAKSLREEQGLSIIESAKKAIALRIRAVLMTAFSFILGVLPLVVASGAGAASRNALGLTSFGGMLAATLIGCIFVPVFYIALQRLREIRHVKSEPLAMLDKEIDAKS
- a CDS encoding efflux RND transporter periplasmic adaptor subunit — encoded protein: MRTSTKLLTGLLPIALVACQSEPQIEDTAIPLVSVISVQQQPYYLNEQFIGKTDAIAKVDIIPRVSGYLKKRHFVEGEEVKKGDLLYEIDATAFQLEVQRLDAALSEITANFHIIDKKHTKAKSLVAKSALSSLEFEQLAAERQMAQAQIQAAKAILERAKLELSYTKVSAPFDGIIGESRVSTGALVGPDSEPLTRINSLESVYVNIQLDEKRHVNNLQEQLIQGKQVAKPTFNLQLANGADYGHSGEANFIDNEMDSTNGAITFRVKFPNPENLLVPGQFVTVTSVDSQPSSSILIPQMAVQENQQGRYVLVVNDKHQVKEKYLRVGQRVEQQWLVESGLQLGEQVIVKGLQSVRPGSIVEIEKRG
- a CDS encoding NirD/YgiW/YdeI family stress tolerance protein codes for the protein MFLSTGNTDEVLRKGWFKSIRLMNGIWFVLACFSAYYSLHTASATLKPKGTSMKIKLLVLLSTLTISTAALAGFVGSEITSNITSVQSVQSMSDDSRVTLEGYIVKYMGSEHYLFKDDTGNIEVDIDNEDFNGLDITQNDKIRIIGEVDSGRFTTIDVDRVELVN
- a CDS encoding urate hydroxylase PuuD — encoded protein: MWPQLYEWLALFIKWFHVIAGIAWIGASFYFVWLDNNLRTPPDWKLKKGIKGDLWAVHGGGFYEVAKYQVGPEKMPNKLHWFKWEAYSTWISGTLLLFWIYYLRADAYLIDPQIMALSASQAVALGVGGIAGGWLLYEGLLRSPIANKPLLLSLVLVVLGALFCYGFTQVFSGRGAFIHMGALIGTIMVANVWVKIIPGQRQMVAQVTAGEAVDPAPGLEAKKRSVHNNYLTLPVIFLMISNHYPMIYQHPHSWLILCAIIGLSAWIRHFFNLKHQGIHKPSIIVSGAIGLFVLALFLSWGGSQAKPVPQANELLGDLNATQQQAMAIISERCASCHSRTTTDDMFTAAQGGVMLDTWQDVERWKERIVTRATDTKDMPFLNKTKITEAERQTLKQVLSAQ
- a CDS encoding LysR family transcriptional regulator, whose product is MAFTLDQLSAFVETVEQGSFRGAAINIGKHSSTISELVANLEIDLGFQLFERSKRSIILTGRGKDMYDFAKPVLVEAGQFQNKADSVLAEHPSHFTVAIDDTLRCPEVVACYQAVLERFPSINLKVLNGDVMQIRSWLRSGVADVGMVATSMNTSADFTLSRSFAFELINIISAKIKIMNRSLDITTVRATPQILHNFMLEAGLEGTHKISNRVLVANNANEIVEMVAAGLGWSMMPSYLAQRYIESGQVQEFNIDDARTELWFSEIIHLSSKTINPAMQCFIDAAKQVTDKL